AATTGGTACCGCCAGCGTAAAATCGTTAAAACATTAACACAGGACGAATTTATCGCTAACTACAGAAAAGTGCAGCTAATCGATGTGCGGGAACCGAATGATTTCGATAATGGTCATATCTTAGGCGCAAGAAACATCCCTATGACTCAAATGAAAACCCGCTTGGTCGAAATTAGACCGGACAAGCCTGTATATTTGTATGCTCAAAGCGAAATCATCAGCGGAAGAGCTGCAGCCATGCTATACAAAAAGGGCT
The DNA window shown above is from Peribacillus sp. FSL P2-0133 and carries:
- a CDS encoding rhodanese-like domain-containing protein; translated protein: MEILYTLLIILGVVIAYSLFNWYRQRKIVKTLTQDEFIANYRKVQLIDVREPNDFDNGHILGARNIPMTQMKTRLVEIRPDKPVYLYAQSEIISGRAAAMLYKKGYRELFHLKGGFKMWTGKIKAKK